The Chroicocephalus ridibundus chromosome 17, bChrRid1.1, whole genome shotgun sequence genome window below encodes:
- the CCR7 gene encoding C-C chemokine receptor type 7 produces the protein MGGGKRLQITLVFNLLLIFQFCTGNVTYDYDSNTTIDYNLFETLCEKEEVRNFRAAFLPAMYSLICFTGLLGNGLVMLTYIYFKRLKTMTDIYLLNLALADILFLLTLPFWATSAAMHWLFGEFACKAVYCICKMSFFSGMLLLLSISIDRYFAIVQAASAHRFRPRMIFISKVTCVLIWLLAFILSIPELVHSGVNNLEEHPRCSIIANDLQTFNTGIKVSQMVFGFLIPLLVMSVCYLIIIKTLLQARNFEKNKAIKVIIAVVIVFVVFQLPYNSVMLAKTISAFNHTSSCEESKKLDMADDVTYTLACFRCCLNPFLYAFIGVKFRNDLFKLLKELGCLSQERLWQLSTCRESKRFSFAMETETTTTFSP, from the coding sequence TTCTGCACTGGGAACGTCACCTACGACTATGACTCCAACACCACCATCGACTACAACCTGTTTGAGACCCTGTGCGAGAAGGAGGAAGTCCGTAACTTCCGCGCTGCCTTCCTCCCAGCCATGTACTCCCTCATCTGCTtcacagggctgctggggaacGGGCTGGTGATGCTCACCTACATCTACTTCAAGAGGCTGAAGACCATGACAGACATCTATTTGCTGAACCTGGCTCTGGCAGACATCCTCTTCCTGCTGACCCTCCCCTTTTGGGCCACAAGCGCAGCCATGCACTGGCTTTTTGGGGAGTTTGCCTGCAAAGCCGTCTACTGCATCTGCAAAATGAGTTTCTTCAGCGGCATGCTGCTCCTCCTGTCCATCAGCATCGACAGGTACTTTGCCATCGTTCAGGCTGCCTCAGCCCACCGCTTCCGTCCCCGGATGATATTCATTAGCAAGGTCACATGCGTCCTGATTTGGCTCCTGGCCTTCATCCTCTCGATCCCTGAGCTGGTTCACAGTGGTGTAAATAACTTGGAAGAACATCCCCGTTGTTCCATCATCGCTAACGACTTGCAGACCTTCAACACTGGCATCAAAGTGTCCCAAATGGTTTTTGGCTTCTTAATTCCCCTACTGGTCATGTCTGTCTGCTACCTCATCATCATCAAAACATTACTCCAGGCCCGCAACTTTGAGAAGAATAAAGCCATCAAAGTCATCATCGCCGTGGTAATTGTCTTCGTTGTCTTCCAGCTGCCCTACAACAGCGTCATGCTGGCCAAGACCATCTCAGCCTTCAACCACACCAGCTCATGCGAGGAGAGCAAGAAGCTTGACATGGCGGATGACGTGACCTACACTCTGGCCTGCTTCCGATGCTGCCTCAATCCTTTCCTCTACGCCTTCATCGGCGTCAAATTCCGCAACGACCTCTTCAAGCTTctgaaggagctgggctgccTGAGCCAGGAGCGCCTCTGGCAGCTCTCCACCTGCCGCGAGAGCAAGAGGTTCTCCTTTGCCATGGAGACAGAGACAACCACCACCTTCTCCCCATGA